Proteins from a genomic interval of Diprion similis isolate iyDipSimi1 chromosome 10, iyDipSimi1.1, whole genome shotgun sequence:
- the LOC124411395 gene encoding jerky protein homolog-like: MDCDGNSTKRKLNNFTLKQKIDILNNIKCGNKSRYAICQEYNIGESTLRKWIHDEDKLREFWSKNNTCSSHKKIRTEDNPHLGEALFIWYNENRISGIPVTGPVLKAKARILNKLLDGKKNFSASNGWFSKWKKRYNIRELSISGEKKPSDANAVEQCIIELSKLINRNSLSRCQIFNCDETVLNYKMLPDQETGKKIEEQQELKKINNERVTVMACSNSDGSLKLPLVVIGRWEKPRSLKNIQSSNIPVFYASQQKARLNRKIFNEWFEKEFVTRVAGFLTERSLPLNAILIVDNASSHLAIKASFGDIKTHFLPVSAAASSLLQPMEQGIFQTLRIHFKHALVTSVVNAWEDGIDVIRYSRSVNLREVIHWVNDAWEEISPSSMSRCWEKLLPGIPEENQNARNTSSQMITSSEILCALRRVDEYKNLTENQVNEWIAYENMEAKSSTMMTDDEIIQMVLSQRNEDATNDDEITCEDEIEVTATDTVNAINRVIHYFKKSNCMTSLEISNLYKLKGRALTIKMKS, encoded by the exons ATGGACTGCGACGGTAATTCAACGAAacgaaaattgaacaattttacACTGAAGCAGAAGATTGACATACTGAATAACATCAAATGTGGGAACAAATCGAGGTACGCCATTTGCCAAGAATATAATATTGGCGAAAGTACTTTGAGAAAATGGATACACGATGAAGACAAGTTGAGGGAATTTTGGAGCAAGAATAACACGTGCTCAAGCCATAAGAAAATACGCACCGAAGATAACCCGCATTTGGGAGAGGCATTATTCATTTGGTACAATGAAAATAGGATATCAGGAATTCCTGTTACTGGTCCTGTTTTGAAag CAAAAGCCCGGATTCTAAACAAACTATTGGATGGTAAAAAGAACTTTTCGGCGAGCAACGGATGGTTCAGTAAGTGGAAGAAAAGATACAACATTCGAGAACTGTCGATAAGTGGAGAAAAGAAACCGTCAGACGCGAACGCAGTTGAACAATGTATAATCGAACTATCGAAGTTAATAAACAGAAATTCGCTATCAAGATGCCAGATATTCAACTGCGATGAGACcgttttaaattataaaatgctCCCGGATCAAGAAACCGggaaaaaaatcgaggaacagcaagagttgaaaaaaatcaacaatgaACGTGTGACGGTTATGGCTTGCAGTAATTCTGACGGCAGTTTGAAGCTGCCTTTGGTCGTGATTGGAAGGTGGGAAAAACCAAGATCTCTCAAAAATATCCAGTCGAGTAATATTCCGGTATTTTATGCGAGCCAGCAAAAGGCCAGGCTGAATCGTAAGATTTTCAACGAATGGTTCGAAAAAGAATTCGTCACTCGCGTAGCCGGATTTTTAACGGAAAGAAGCTTACCGCTTAATGCGATACTGATCGTCGATAACGCGTCGTCCCATTTAGCCATCAAAGCATCCTTCGGCGATATAAAGACACATTTTCTGCCGGTAAGTGCAGCTGCTTCTTCACTCCTGCAGCCGATGGAACagggaatttttcaaaccctaAGAATCCACTTCAAGCATGCGCTGGTTACGTCCGTCGTCAATGCTTGGGAGGATGGAATCGATGTGATCCGATATTCGAGATCAGTCAATTTACGTGAGGTCATTCACTGGGTCAATGACGCGTGGGAAGAAATCAGTCCAAGCAGCATGAGTAGGTGCTGGGAAAAGCTCCTGCCGGGAATTCCAGAGGAGAATCAAAATGCGCGGAACACTTCCTCTCAGATGATAACTTCTTCCGAAATTCTCTGTGCTCTGCGGCGAGTTGACGAGTACAAAAATTTGACTGAGAATCAAGTCAATGAATGGATTGCTTATGAGAATATGGAAGCTAAATCGTCGACAATGATGACCGACGATGAAATCATTCAAATGGTTTTGAGCCAACGAAACGAGGATGCAACTAACG ATGACGAAATTACCTGCGAAGATGAAATCGAAGTTACGGCTACTGATACAGTCAACGCCATAAATCGAGTGATACATTACTTTAAGAAATCTAACTGCATGACTAGCTTAGAAATTTCCAATTTATACAAACTGAAGGGAAGAGctcttacaataaaaatgaaatcgtaG
- the LOC124411967 gene encoding isoaspartyl peptidase/L-asparaginase, producing MDPVIIAHGGIEFQHSGSSTSRKQVALNNAVLQGYAAICDGKSSVEAVEMTISILEDDQHFNAGYGSVFNVDGEVELDAGMMNGTTLKVGSVGAIKDIAHPITLAKQVMELTEHSLLIGKGAQKFAAGLKVEKLLRGRLTNFHLQSRDRQDTGIPESCTVGVVAIDAEGRCAVGSSSGGGSGKMAGRVGSSAIVGAGFYADSSIGGCVATGHGESIMQSCLCFNLVGQMSLQAKRGQLAMLAVKNVVETATRRFKKSVGIVALDSDGEFGVAFSAPRMPWAYCRRGELRFGAESGENYVKDVLEGFNISADVI from the exons ATGGATCCAGTTATAATAGCGCATGGCGGAATAGAATTCCAGCATTCTGGATCATCGACTAGCCGTAAACAAGTTGCGCTGAACAACGCGGTTCTTCAAGGATATGCCGCAATTTGTGATGGAAAATCGTCAGTCGAGGCAGTTGAAATGACGATAAGTATCCTGGAAGATGATCAACACTTCAATGCTGGCTACGGATCAGTTTTCAATGTTGATGGTGAGGTTGAACTTGACGCGGGAATGATGAACGGCACAACCCTGAAG gtTGGTTCCGTCGGTGCCATAAAAGACATTGCTCATCCGATAACCCTTGCGAAGCAAGTGATGGAGTTGACCGAGCATTCGTTACTGATTGGCAAGGGGGCGCAAAAATTTGCAGCGGGATTAAAAGTCGAGAAGCTTCTTCGCGGCAGGCTCACGAATTTCCACCTGCAATCAAGAGATCGGCAGGATACCGGAATTCCAGAATCATGTACCGTTGGTGTGGTCGCTATTGATGCCGAGGGACGATGCGCTGTCGGATCCTCTTCCGGTGGCGGAAGTGGCAAGATGGCGGGGAGAGTCGGTTCCTCGGCGATAGTCGGTGCCGGTTTTTACGCCGATTCGTCGATTGGCGGTTGCGTCGCTACTGGACACGGAGAATCCATAATGCAGTCCTGCCTCTGTTTCAATCTTGTCGGTCAAATGTCGCTCCAAGCAAAACGCGGGCAGTTAGCCATGCTAGCGGTCAAGAACGTGGTCGAAACCGCCACGAGGAGGTTCAAAAAATCAGTCGGAATCGTTGCCTTGGATTCTGACGGAGAATTTGGTGTCGCTTTTTCTGCACCCAGAATGCCTTGGGCCTACTGTCGCCGAGGGGAATTGCGATTTGGTGCAGAATCGGGCGAAAATTACGTCAAAGATGTGTTAGAGGGGTTTAACATATCCGCAGACGTCATCTGA